Genomic DNA from Panulirus ornatus isolate Po-2019 chromosome 9, ASM3632096v1, whole genome shotgun sequence:
gagggggtaaagtttctaggagtggtgaagaatgtgtgggagagaacgttatctcagagacgttatctcagagagcaaaaatgggtatgtttgaaggaattgtggttccaacagtgttatatggttgcaaggcagaggctatagatagagttgtacagaggagggtggatgtgttggaaatgaaatgtttgaggataatatgtggtatgaggtggtttgatggagtaagtaatgaaagggtaagagagatgtgtggaaatagagtgtggttcagagagcagaagagggtgtgttgaaatggtgtggacatatggagagaatgagtgaggaaagattgacaaaaaggataaatgtgttagaggtgtagggaacaaggagaaatgggagaccaaattggaggtggaaggatggagtgaaaaagattttcagtgatcagggcctgaacatacaggagggtgagaggtgtgcaaggaatagagtgaaactggaatgatgtggtataccggtggtggatgtgctgtcaatggactgagccagggcatgtgaaacatcttgggtaaatcatggagaggtctgtgggacctggataggaagctgtggtttcagtgcattacacatgacagctatagagtgagtttgaaagaatgtggccttttttgtgtgtttccctGGCATCTCCTCagtgaagcagggagtagcgatgctattccctgtttttacttttccgaaagggggaatagagaaggggccaagtgaggattttctctataaggctcagtcctctgttcttaacgctacctcgctaatgtgggagatggtgaatattttttatatatttattatactttgttgctgtctcctgcgttagcgaggtagagctaggaaacagacgaaagaatggcccaacctactaacacacacatgtatatacatacacatccacacgcttatatacatacctatacatctcaatgtatacatatatatatacacacacagacatatacatatacacacatgttcataattcatactgtctgcccttattcattcccatcgccaccctgccacacatgaaaagacaaccccctccccctgcatgtgcgcgaagtagcactaggaaaagacatcaaaggcctcatttgttcacacgcagtctctagctgtcatgtataatgcactgaaaccacagctccctttccacatccaggccccacaaaactttccgtggtttaccccagacgcttcacatgccctggttcaatccaatgacagcacgtcgaccccggtacaccacatcgtttcaattcactccacacacacacacacacatatacatacatatatatatatatatatatatatatatatatatatatatatatatatatatatatatatatatatatatatatattttttttttttttttttttttttgccgctgtctcccgcgtttgcgaggtagcgcacggaaacagacgaaagaaatggccccccccccccacacacatgtatatacatacgtccacacacgcaaatatacatacctacacagctttccatggtttaccccagacgcttcacatgccctgattcaatccactgacagcacgtcaaccccggtataccacatcgctccaattcactctattccttgccctcctttcaccctcctgcatgttcaggccccgatcacacaaaatctttttcactccatctttccacctccaatttggtctccctcttctcctcgttccctccacctccgacacatatatcctcttagtcaatctttcctcactcattctctccatgtgcccaaaccacttcaaaacaccctcttctgctctctcaaccacgctctttttatttccacacatctctcttacccttacgttactcactcgatcaaaccacctcacaccacacattgtcctcaaacatctcatttccagcacatccatcctcctgcgcacaactctatccatagcccacgcctcgcaaccatacaacattgttggaaccactattccttcaaacatacccatttttgctttccgagataatgttctcgacttccacacattcgtcaaggcccccagaattttcgccccctcccccatcctatgatccacttccgcttccatggttccatccgctgccagatcgactcccagatatctaaaacactttacttcctccagtttttctccattcaaactcacctcccaattgacttgaccctcaaccctactgtacctaataatatatatatatatatatatatatatatatatatatatatatatatatatatatatatatatatatatatgtaacactgtggtatactggtggttgacgtgctatcagtagactgaaccagggcatgtgaagcatctgaggtaaaccatggaaaggtctgtggggcctagatagggagctctggtttcattgcattacacatgacagctatagagtgagtgtgaatgaatgtggcctttttcgtatgttttcctggtgcctcctcactgaagcagggggtagcaatgctgtttcctgtttttgattttccaacagaaggaacagagaagggggccaagtgaggatatttcctctaaggctcagtcctctgttcttaacgctacctcactaacatgggaaatggcaaatatgtataaaaaagaaatatacatatacatatttgtttcACTGTGGAAAGGGAATACAAAAGATACTACATTATTACTAACTCTACCAAGGTATATTAGAGGTTCTTCAGATTGATTTAGTTATTCATCTTTAGAGTTCTCAGCCGGAACAGATTTCAGATATTTAGGTGAAGGTATTGAGTGCTGGTTAAACTTCCTGTGATTGCTCTTCCTAGATAAGATGCAGTGATTGGAGGATTCATATATTTACTATATAACTGTAGTTTTGCTTATCATAAGGAAATGCAGTTGCCCCCCTTGATTTATGAGTAAATGAATGTGCAGTAGTCTTGAGCACACATATTTTGTATGTTATTAAGCATGATACTGATATGTTATTTGGAAGAGAGGTTTTTTTGCTCCTTTCCATTAGATTTAGAATTGGCTAATTGCATAAATATACAGTGTTAGGAGCTTTAAGTTCACAGTTATATAGTAAAACGCTTTTTATATGAATGTgccattattattcattatctccttgtatttcaaggTATGACCATCAAGGACATGAGAACTTCAACGTTGACTATCAAGATTCAAGGGGACGTGGTAACAGAGGTCGCCGCGGCAGGGATCGTGGAGGTTTTAGGCAGGGGGAAGATTTTCGTTTTGATCAGCGCAGTCAAGAGCTGAGACACCCTTACGACAGGCCTCAGCCTCCACGTGATGATCGAAGGGGGTTGATTGGAATAGTTCCATGGGAAAGAGAGGATAGTAGACATAGCTATGATATGGAAATTGGAAGAAATGACAGAGGTGGAAGACTACCAGAGGGGGAAAGAAGACGCTTTGGAGATTTAAGAGATTCTACCAGAGATTTTGATGATAATAGAACCAGAAGAGAAAGGGATGGAAGTGAGAATGTTAGGAGGCATGATGAAGACTCAGGTCGCAGAGTTTTTGATGAGGATGATTGGAGGAGATATTCTGATGTTGAGAATAGGAAAAGATTTGAAGAGGAGGACGACCGACGTAGACATTTTGAAGGACGAAGAAGCCATGGCGATGGTAGAAGTGACCCTGAAGATGCACATAGGCTTCCAGAAATGGACCGTTATGATGATTACAAGAAGTTTTCTGCTTCAAGAAAAGAAGATGAAGGTAGAAGAGATGAAGGCAACAGAAAAGAAAGTGATTCCAGAAGAAATACTGAGAGTTCCCGAAAGGAAACAGGTGAGGGTAGACTTGGACGCCATGAAACGAAGAGGGCCGATGAGCGTGAACGTGATGGGAAGTATAAGTCTGAGTCTCGTCATAGAGAAGTGCCTTCACAAGATGAGTCTTTAGAATTTAGAAGCAGATCTCATGATTCTCCTGGTAGGAGCTACAAAAAATCCCCTGTAAGGGACCGGAGAGAAAGGGATGTAGACAGAAGAGACAGAGATGCTGATAGAAGAGACAGAGATGGAGATAGAAAAGATAACTATAAAAGGGATAGAGATActagtgacaggagagagagggacagggaCTACGATAGAAGATCTCGAGATTTAGACAGAAGAGATCGAGATGGAGATAGAAGGGAAAAGGAAGTAGATAGAAAAGAGAGGGACTCAGAACGAAGAGAACGAGATTcacaaaagggagaaaaagatcatgaaagaaGAGATGGAGATAGAAAAGAGAGACTTGATGAAAGAGCGAGTAAAGATGACaataaaaaagatagagaaagcagaagagacaGGGATGGAGATAGACAAGTCCGTAACTCAAGATGGGACAGAAGTGATACAAGATCAGAGAGGGAAAAGGAAAGTGATAAAGGCAAGAGTGACAAGCACAAAGGGAGATCGCAAGAAAAGGATGACAGGAGCAGAAATTATTCAGTTgatgaaaaggatgaaaagaGAAAGAGTAAACAGAGGGATGAGAGACCAGAAAGTCATAAGGAAAAAGACAGTGGAAGTAAAGATACAGAAAGTATTAGTAGATCAGAAAAGAAAAagcatgataaaaagaaaaagaagaaagagaagcgaAGAGCTTCTCAGGCATCAACTGAGGCCTCTCAGGCAGAGGTATCTGGAGATGAGggggaagacaagaagaaaaagaggaaaagagaaaagaaaaggaaagttaaaggtcatataaatgaaaataataaagatatGGAGGGTGAAAACCAGCCTTTAGAAGAGACTAAAAAATTGTCTGACACAGATGGTGAACCTCCACCAGCAGCCATAGCTGACAATGTAACAGCACTTATTACAGAGACAAATTCTGATACAGTGCCACAATATGATGGAACTCCTGAAGCTGATGCAATGAATGAGGAAATTGCTGCACCACTGCCTCTTCCACAGCTGTCAAAATGGGAAAGGGATGAGGAAGTAACTGTAACACCCAAAGGCTTAGCTGAAAAGAAGGTAccagaggaggaaaggaaggttaCTGTTGATATACTCAAACGTGCAGAAAATGCTATATTTTCAGGAAGAGGGTTAGCATCTCGAAAAGTTTTTCTTGAcacccaaaaacaaaaagaaattgaaGAAAGAAGTCCAACCCCAGATTGGGATCGCACAGAGCTGCGAGAGGCAAAAAGGCGGGGCCCATCAATCCAGATAACTATATCTTCAAAGACTGAATCCCAGATAGGGCGTCCAAGGGGGGGAAGGTCTGCACCATCAAGTCCAGAAAGATCTGATGAACGAAGGACAATATTAAAATCAAAACGCATTGCAGAAAGTGAAATGAAATCAGAGAGACATGCAACAAGAACAGGCAAAAGGTCTCCTAGTCCTAATGATACACATGTAATaaaaagcagaagaaggagtgagagagaagaTAAATTGCATGTTAATGAGGAGAAAACCATAATTGTTAGTCAAAATGATACATCAAGTAGAAAGAAGAGCAGTTCACCCATACCTGAAAGTCACACAAACCTTTGTGAGGAATTGAAGGAACACATCAAAGATACTAAACCTATAGAAAACATAAAAGATGTAAGTAATATGAATGATCAAAAGGAATTGAAACAGATATTGTCCCCTGCAAGTGAATCGGAGCTGATAAGTTTAAGAGAAGATATTCCTTCAGCTAAACAAAATGTAGATGAGAATGTTTCTGTTGTACAAACAGACACTGTAACTAGTACCTTTGATGATGAATCTCTTCATTCTCATGGGAAGACTGAATCAACCATTGTAGAAGATGAAGTTGATACTGTGGAAAATAACTCTGCCATTAGCCAGGAAATTTTAGACCGTATTGCAATGGCTCCACCAGCAGTTGTCAAAGATCCTGAAGAACTAGAGGAGGGAGAAATTCCAACAGATACATCCAGTGAAGGTGTCCTTGTTGGAGAACCTGTTGCTGAGGCTCCTCCAGAAATAGGAGTAGCTCCTGCAGTTGAAACTGAGCCGGTACTGGATGAGGAAAAGAAACATAGGTATTCTCCTATTCGTGTACCTACTCCAGTTCAAACAGTACAGATAATAGAAGAGGTAAAACTAAAGGAGAAAAgcaaaaaacggaaaaaaagaaagaggtcttCCAGTTCCAGTTCAAGCAACAGTAGTACTTCatccagcagcagtagtagtgaagatgaagaaattataaagaagaagaagagaaagaaaaagaagaagaaagtagCTGATAGTGATTCTAGTGATGGAGAATCTAAAAGTAAGcacaagaagagaaagaaggaaaaaaagaaaaagaagaaaaaagaaaagaagaagaaaagtgacAAGTGAATGAACcctaccattattttcatattaGATGCCAAAGAGAACCTTTAAAAAATATTCTTTAATCATTTTTTACAGTAATTTATCATAAACTGGGAATGAAAGATATAGGTTTCCCATGCATCTGAGAATAAATTTAAAGTTCATATACTCCTTATTTTGTCTCAAatttcagtgttgtgaataatttcatgtaagtacatgtatcatatatacttgtaaataaatatataaaagtacATGAATTATTTTGTAAATACATGCAGTGGTGTAATGGTATTTTGTAAATCAGTATATATGGAGTGTAAATAAAAATTTTGTGatgatcatatttcagtatcCTTTTTTTCTGGGtaattttctcataattatcaAAGTTCTCTGAGGTTTTCCTTTACAAATCCTAAAATAAACATATTCTTCcttaagataaatagataagtaaatgaaGAATGGTTTAATGAATTCAGGCAACCATTCAGATGAAAATATACTGTTGAATAAATACATAATTGGGTTCATAATAGTTATTAGTTAATAAAAGagtttaagatcaaggtggggatGGATACCTCtatgctttggataagcacaagTGAAGTCTATCTACATGATATAGAGCAAATTTTACTGTATGTTCAACTAATCACTTAATGGTGATTAGTTGAACTAAGAAGTGagaacactgcaagaggcctattggcctgTGGTAGGCAGGttctgagtctgtccaccctacaaccaaccgcctgacccataaacacatccaacctttgtTTAGAGCTATAGattttcttcatagattcccaattagtgattgggacgtgcaggaagatcTAACTACTTATCTAATTCTGTGCTTCTCTTTTGTGTGAATTCTACACAACAGGggtggttgtcggtaagcgaccaaaACTACGTACAGATAGTGGAAGAAGTGTTTAGTTGAATGAAGgttgtatggacacaataagaggaagatagAAGATCAAACTGCTGacaataggtagaagtaagttgagaggtggcagtaagatgatggttTGATATACCTTACCGACCGAAACAcagtgacctcccagcaccgctcaaccttccagtgcggcctgtcagacgggagcaatgggctaccccgccaaggcgtccaccgcccgcccgacaacccaaCTTCAGGAACTGGTAcatgcccgggagccacgggagaacagcctaatcccgcacaccctaagccaatgaaggggagatgacctttaacctgcccggtggccgacaccagatggacaaggcaggcccgattgctcttgaaccacatcctgtaaagggaacgGGTCCAGGTTAAGgttttgacactgcacacctcaaggtcccggtgtgtcagccctagcccaatgagagcacttGCGCTTTCTTGGCATCATGCACCACACCAATTCACTGTGGCAGATGTTATGTGCATGGTGCCCTTTCCGGtaagatcccgtacgccctgtaggacttccggggtgccgtagtagatgcacttgtgttggtgtgcagccgaaagcgcAAAGTGGATTCCAGAGACCAGTGTATCTATtacccaggcctctgtacctttggaagccacgatgtccggctttctaaaggaccccacaactgGAATGCGCGGCTCCCAGAacacctcgtaacccctctgcctcaaAGACCCAGCTTCCACTCCTGTACTCGgcaacttgttccataaatctatcaCCCTATTCccaaaccaatatttacccacatctgccctgattctatttttttctaattcaagtCCATTATTTCCTCTCCAATCTGGTGGTACCATTCTATGAACTTTATTCAtattacctttattaatgcccttcacccatttaaaaacttGTGATATAAAGTTATATATTGGCTGAATTGCAATAGTATTttgatatacattatgtataatgatgaaCATTGATATAAAGTTACAACTGCAGTAATACTGttaacatacattatgtattgatTGTTGAACATTGTTAATATATTCCTAGTTGTATTACAGTAATACAATAGTTGACATACACATGACTATAGGAATTCTAAGCTACCTGCATGCTTAGCtttgcacttgttcatggattattTATGAAATTCACAGTAGTAGGTATAGGACAATTCTTGTACCTGTATGAGCACTGGTTGGTGCAAGGGATTGTGGTGACAAACATTAGGCAGTGGAAGTTGATCTTGTTGGCCTGGTGCTGGTATTTGTGACTGTCCAGGTGTTAACTGTAGAAGATTTCCCCTCAAGGAAGTTTAACTGTCAGAGGGCCAGAGAATATGTCAGTGTCATGTATTTTACACTAAGGTGACAGTAGCTCCAACATGGGCATCTTAAGAGACAGTTATCGAGTGAGTTACTGGTTCACTTGTAAAGGTATctaatatgtatatctctcactaTCAATTCATGAAGGTAGACACTCTTGTAAGTAGATGGTAGGTCCTATCAGACATGATTCAAGTATCAAGCtggggacagagagagaaaattcaGGTCAACATGTTGACCTGTAGGTGGCTTGAGAGAGTTACTGACATGCCCTACCCCATTGAGGGTTGGACGAGGTGGATgggatgctgaaatggtttgaacagatggagaggatgaacaaacAGAGATGCCTAAggactagcagaatgcatgtatagtgccctaATAGAAAAGCATGGGAGACAAAAGTGAATACTCTAATTAGAGAAGTAGAAGTCTGTTGCGTGTGAGTGGTAAGGTGTATGAGTGTTTATTATGAGGCTGATTATGTACACACATCTGACTGGCAAGTAGCAGTGTGGCTTGAGACTTGGTAGATGATAAggggattaggtgtttgctttgaagagtttgTGAGTGATAACAGAGTGCACTGTAAATGGTGTActtggatttggagaaagcatatgatagaactgacagAGGCTTTGTGTATGGTGCCCTGAACATattgtagaagtgaaaagttAATGGATGTAGAGATAAAGTTTTACCAGGAGAGTGACGTTTATGTATGAatagggaggagggtgagagtctcTTGATAAATGAGGGTTTGCATCAAGGATGTTCGATGTAGCAGTGGttatttgatctgtttatggacagGGATGGTGAGGTAGATGAATTCAAGGGCCTTGGAATGAGGGGTCAGTCTACAGAATGCTTAGGTTGTGGGCTGAAAAGTGAATCAACTGCTGTTTCGAGATGTCATGGTTCTAGTGGCAGATGCAAgacagaaactccagaagctgaaGACAAAGTTCGGGAGAGTATGGGAAAAGAGAAAGTCGAAAGTACACTATGAACAAAAGGGAGATGAGACAGGATAGtgtgagtgtaagtttgaaagggaggaggtggagtgcttTAGGCACCTGGGAGTGTACATACCAGCGCTTataaagcgagtcatagggtaggaAAGAGGGCTAAAGTCTTGGATTCATTAAAGTGCATGTCCAAGGAGAGGTAAGTATCTGTAAGGGTAAATATAAGTATGCTTGCAGGTATGTTAGTCCAGTGTTGTATAGATGCATGTCTGCAGCCTTGAatccaaaagaaaggaagatggtagatgtgttggaaatgaaaaccctaatgacaatgtgtggtgtgaggtgtgttatGTACAAAATTAGTGTAAGAGAGAAGTAACGTACTAAGTGCAGTATGACTGAAAGATGACAAGGGTGTTGCTGCAGTAGTTCAAACAATGGATAGAATGAACAAACACTCTAACAAAGAGGATTTACCAGCAGAAAGTGgggagaaggatggaggaaaGATGGCATTTGGACTTGAACATttaggatggtgagaggcatacaTGCAATAGTATGAAATAGTTTGATATGGGACTGtggggatcgacatgctgtcagtgggctgaaccaggacatatgaaatggTCAAGTTAAACCCTGGTATAGTCTGTGGAGCTAGGTTTTGGATGGCAGGCtttagtttcggtacattatacatgacagctagagagtggatttgTGCATGTCAGACCATGTTCCTGATGCCACCTCACTAAGTCGGGAAAAGTAATTGGGTTTAAGAAAATTGGAACTATAGAGAATGAAGATGTGCAGAAGATATTTAGTAATGTAATATCATAAAGCACGTGAATTAAAACCTCCTAAGAACAAAAGGCCATATAAAGCACAAACTAGTTGTGATTATCTAAGAGCAGTGAACAGTTGAAAGTATGAGAAGAGGTGAACCTTAAAAGAGTAGGGATATTCAGTAGGCGAACTTCTGTAGGCTTGATGACGCTGTGGATGAGGAAACCAAAGAAAATCCATGTTAACCCTTTTGCTGTAGCTAGGGGAATAGCCACAACTGCCCCAggggaggtgaaaaaaaatataaagtaccaaaagaaatatctttcTAATTTTTACTGTGTTGATGAATTTAGTTCTTTTTCCAGATTGCAAAAATATATAActcatttaaactttctaaaaggggaaacagaagaaggagtcacacggggagtgctcatcctcctcgaaggcttagattggggtgtctaaatgtgtgtggatgtaaccaagatgagaaaaaaggagaggtaggtagtatgtttgaggaaaggaacctggatgttttggttctaagtgaaacgaagctcaagggtaaaggggaagagtggtttgggaatgtcttgggagtaaagtcaggggttagtgagaggacaagagcaagggaaggagtagcactactcctgaaacaggagtggtgggagtatgtgatagagtgtaagaaattaaactctagagtgatatgggtaaaactgaaagttgatggagagagatgggtgattattggtgcatatgcacctgggcatgagaagaaagatcatgaaaggcaagtgttttgggagcagctgaatgagtgtgttagtggttttgatgcacgagaccaggttatagtgatgggtgatttgaatgcaaaggttagtaatgttgcagttaagggaataattggtatacatagggtgttcagtgttgtaaatggaaatggtgaagagcttgtagatttatgtgctgaaaaaggactggtgattgggaatacctggtttaaaaagcgagatatacataagtatacgtatgtaagtaggagagatggccagagagagttattggattatgtgttaattgataggcacacaaaagagagacttttagatgttaatgtactgagaggtgcaactggagggatgtatgatcattatcttgtggaggcgaaggtgaagatttgtagaggttttcagaaaagaagagagagaatgttggggtgaagagagtggtgagagtaagtgagcttgggaaggagacttatgtgaggaagtaccaggagagactgagtacagaatg
This window encodes:
- the snama gene encoding uncharacterized protein snama isoform X2 — protein: MSVHYKFKSAVEYDTLPVDGVHISLEDLKEAIIQQKRLGRGQPYDLQITNAETKEVYTDDKTLIPKNSSLIVARVPIDPSQMKKPWENKESTALLLSNPSNLMNTEDAAEAAEIDRKIKEVTDLTQMDGSEDDKINAMVAQSTMAYHPSKYVKLRVSRMMGSVPLDYKCYKCHQSGHWVNMCPLNNQDLRKSTGIPSKFLVEVNDPNVPGVMINSSGKFVRLLDMDKPEIERATPPPGRPPPPEDIVCSICKELLRDAVLIPCCAAAFCDDCIRNHLLECEDTKCPSCGKEGNSPDTLIPNRYLRIKASQFENGWRILDKKLEKGAAEPLSSIPPYMLHMSNTPTPPRSPAGSSSPINVKTTDTVAAHPSSPSGPNSTDDIPLENGGGDSDKENMVETDENVTPLQEISENVEESAPQVKEIMEDEYQQELEEQVQLQVTESIAEAGTELEGKHKKSKKKKSKRKTNRHDSEEERDGKEGRKRKDRRHSHRSQDVKSADAEKEVIHDVPNDVGINAEGVEDMEDSWGGNSGKVEIVKSRSKSRSRSKSIDKEDTEISGNIFDNIIPFDPSVPPPGAFIQSPPKDTFYSVPSTYASTGPPAHTAPVAVATTQYHPFPPGGPYPTSMGPSLPSTSVVPSSHAGVVQEQQISAGPHPVGSPDLSVPPPTFGNPAGGYTGHVLPYKEYEMIDDPLTLFNKHLREKDERARRYRMSRSRSPRSRSPPHRYHSRLRSRSPRRSWSRSRTRSRSRSRVIGSGVRSSRSPIRHRWSRSPPRGLGSRSQRSPSFTRERSLSNHSLSLSRTPSPSRRIKSSPLQVRPVLPDTRSPLRTLMDYGAPREYDRYPVNHIIPEEYESYLVGTQWDPHMRYDHQGHENFNVDYQDSRGRGNRGRRGRDRGGFRQGEDFRFDQRSQELRHPYDRPQPPRDDRRGLIGIVPWEREDSRHSYDMEIGRNDRGGRLPEGERRRFGDLRDSTRDFDDNRTRRERDGSENVRRHDEDSGRRVFDEDDWRRYSDVENRKRFEEEDDRRRHFEGRRSHGDGRSDPEDAHRLPEMDRYDDYKKFSASRKEDEGRRDEGNRKESDSRRNTESSRKETGEGRLGRHETKRADERERDGKYKSESRHREVPSQDESLEFRSRSHDSPGRSYKKSPVRDRRERDVDRRDRDADRRDRDGDRKDNYKRDRDTSDRRERDRDYDRRSRDLDRRDRDGDRREKEVDRKERDSERRERDSQKGEKDHERRDGDRKERLDERASKDDNKKDRESRRDRDGDRQVRNSRWDRSDTRSEREKESDKGKSDKHKGRSQEKDDRSRNYSVDEKDEKRKSKQRDERPESHKEKDSGSKDTESISRSEKKKHDKKKKKKEKRRASQASTEASQAEVSGDEGEDKKKKRKREKKRKVKGHINENNKDMEGENQPLEETKKLSDTDGEPPPAAIADNVTALITETNSDTVPQYDGTPEADAMNEEIAAPLPLPQLSKWERDEEVTVTPKGLAEKKVPEEERKVTVDILKRAENAIFSGRGLASRKVFLDTQKQKEIEERSPTPDWDRTELREAKRRGPSIQITISSKTESQIGRPRGGRSAPSSPERSDERRTILKSKRIAESEMKSERHATRTGKRSPSPNDTHVIKSRRRSEREDKLHVNEEKTIIVSQNDTSSRKKSSSPIPESHTNLCEELKEHIKDTKPIENIKDVSNMNDQKELKQILSPASESELISLREDIPSAKQNVDENVSVVQTDTVTSTFDDESLHSHGKTESTIVEDEVDTVENNSAISQEILDRIAMAPPAVVKDPEELEEGEIPTDTSSEGVLVGEPVAEAPPEIGVAPAVETEPVLDEEKKHRYSPIRVPTPVQTVQIIEEVKLKEKSKKRKKRKRSSSSSSSNSSTSSSSSSSEDEEIIKKKKRKKKKKKVADSDSSDGESKSKHKKRKKEKKKKKKKEKKKKSDK
- the snama gene encoding uncharacterized protein snama isoform X3 — translated: MSVHYKFKSAVEYDTLPVDGVHISLEDLKEAIIQQKRLGRGQPYDLQITNAETKEVYTDDKTLIPKNSSLIVARVPIDPSQMKKPWENKESTALLLSNPSNLMNTEDAAEAAEIDRKIKEVTDLTQMDGSEDDKINAMVAQSTMAYHPSKYVKLRVSRMMGSVPLDYKCYKCHQSGHWVNMCPLNNQDLRKSTGIPSKFLVEVNDPNVPGVMINSSGKFVRLLDMDKPEIERATPPPGRPPPPEDIVCSICKELLRDAVLIPCCAAAFCDDCIRNHLLECEDTKCPSCGKEGNSPDTLIPNRYLRIKASQFENGWRILDKKLEKGAAEPLSSIPPYMLHMSNTPTPPRSPAGSSSPINVKTTDTVAAHPSSPSGPNSTDDIPLENGGGDSDKENMVETDENVTPLQEISENVEESAPQVKEIMEDEYQQELEEQVQLQVTESIAEAGTELEGKHKKSKKKKSKRKTNRHDSEEERDGKEGRKRKDRRHSHRSQDVKSADAEKEVIHDVPNDVGINAEGVEDMEDSWGGNSGKVEIVKSRSKSRSRSKSIDKEDTEISGNIFDNIIPFDPSVPPPGAFIQSPPKDTFYSVPSTYASTGPPAHTAPVAVATTQYHPFPPGGPYPTSMGPSLPSTSVVPSSHAGVVQEQQISAGPHPVGSPDLSRVPPPTFGNPAGGYTGHVLPYKEYEMIDDPLTLFNKHLREKDERARRYRMSRSRSPRSRLRSRSPRRSWSRSRTRSRSRSRVIGSGVRSSRSPIRHRWSRSPPRGLGSRSQRSPSFTRERSLSNHSLSLSRTPSPSRRIKSSPLQVRPVLPDTRSPLRTLMDYGAPREYDRYPVNHIIPEEYESYLVGTQWDPHMRYDHQGHENFNVDYQDSRGRGNRGRRGRDRGGFRQGEDFRFDQRSQELRHPYDRPQPPRDDRRGLIGIVPWEREDSRHSYDMEIGRNDRGGRLPEGERRRFGDLRDSTRDFDDNRTRRERDGSENVRRHDEDSGRRVFDEDDWRRYSDVENRKRFEEEDDRRRHFEGRRSHGDGRSDPEDAHRLPEMDRYDDYKKFSASRKEDEGRRDEGNRKESDSRRNTESSRKETGEGRLGRHETKRADERERDGKYKSESRHREVPSQDESLEFRSRSHDSPGRSYKKSPVRDRRERDVDRRDRDADRRDRDGDRKDNYKRDRDTSDRRERDRDYDRRSRDLDRRDRDGDRREKEVDRKERDSERRERDSQKGEKDHERRDGDRKERLDERASKDDNKKDRESRRDRDGDRQVRNSRWDRSDTRSEREKESDKGKSDKHKGRSQEKDDRSRNYSVDEKDEKRKSKQRDERPESHKEKDSGSKDTESISRSEKKKHDKKKKKKEKRRASQASTEASQAEVSGDEGEDKKKKRKREKKRKVKGHINENNKDMEGENQPLEETKKLSDTDGEPPPAAIADNVTALITETNSDTVPQYDGTPEADAMNEEIAAPLPLPQLSKWERDEEVTVTPKGLAEKKVPEEERKVTVDILKRAENAIFSGRGLASRKVFLDTQKQKEIEERSPTPDWDRTELREAKRRGPSIQITISSKTESQIGRPRGGRSAPSSPERSDERRTILKSKRIAESEMKSERHATRTGKRSPSPNDTHVIKSRRRSEREDKLHVNEEKTIIVSQNDTSSRKKSSSPIPESHTNLCEELKEHIKDTKPIENIKDVSNMNDQKELKQILSPASESELISLREDIPSAKQNVDENVSVVQTDTVTSTFDDESLHSHGKTESTIVEDEVDTVENNSAISQEILDRIAMAPPAVVKDPEELEEGEIPTDTSSEGVLVGEPVAEAPPEIGVAPAVETEPVLDEEKKHRYSPIRVPTPVQTVQIIEEVKLKEKSKKRKKRKRSSSSSSSNSSTSSSSSSSEDEEIIKKKKRKKKKKKVADSDSSDGESKSKHKKRKKEKKKKKKKEKKKKSDK